From the genome of Anopheles moucheti chromosome 3, idAnoMoucSN_F20_07, whole genome shotgun sequence, one region includes:
- the LOC128300577 gene encoding glycogen-binding subunit 76A, with the protein MTTSGDPSATGPDRPCGITALLPSGMSCRSRAEAFARSLQSRLRNLGSQGSTGDDDDDEGRLTAEEQQQQHTENTWLSATSNDQTGVTSLQPLRMIVANEADSCFDFGLEAESPSSPVEECEYTRLIETATATPTSLPSIATVNESAVVQAPESGYVCSSPCSTPQGSAASSHSSSSDCQFYDPDSSDPEQRSVSGCEYYDCAIPVAGSLRSVGTGPYTCTPLTGDGTVQSVVNPTVEPAKHVDNIAHKPTATTSANNNPFTGVSLFSQAANGHIPGYTAAGALDSDSCSESLPPSQSTESNISTFTGMSSNSNSTLQDVTMEPLDDQPGADVPDSAYCSVPHRMGNGHAIMPRGTVINADTELGLMGRGLKYEEDTEGVHGEDGADVAQSTTQGAAIQIAEVEKILHDCTVADRQQESVQNNHEHSRYNDADDDDDRKQGRRATMSSGDEDEEETKPQRIRRCSSLKTGKTPPGTPGRKKIVRFADVLGLDLTDVRTFMDEVPKVPQSAFEDLTIAPAIEPPMPEIISLGPKVDRVLVPLFQQPGALPCFLDRVREKQVNLENAAVTDPITLTITGTVRVRNLDFHKSVYVRYTLDNWRSYADLQAVYAENSCDGFSDKFSFTLHGNSVQVGQRIEMAIRFHCRGEQFWDSNYDTNYVFQCLPITQPTPMIAARPLTEPSTMLTSSEPAWCSNFY; encoded by the exons ATGACCACATCGGGCGATCCGTCAGCGACTGGACCTGACAGACCGTGCGGGATCACCGCACTGCTGCCGAGCGGTATGTCTTGCCGGAGCCGTGCCGAAGCCTTCGCCCGAAGCTTGCAGTCACGTTTGCGGAACCTTGGCTCCCAG GGCAGCACcggtgatgacgatgatgacgaggGTCGACTTACGGCGGaggagcaacagcaacagcacacgGAAAACACCTGGCTATCGGCGACCTCGAACGACCAGACCGGTGTAACGAGTCTACAGCCACTGCGCATGATTGTGGCCAACGAGGCCGACTCCTGCTTTGACTTTGGCCTGGAAGCGGAAAGCCCAAGTTCCCCCGTGGAGGAATGCGAGTACACACGGTTGATCGAAACGGCGACAGCCACACCGACCAGTTTGCCCTCGATTGCGACCGTCAATGAGTCGGCCGTAGTGCAGGCACCCGAATCAGGCTACGTCTGCTCATCGCCCTGCTCCACACCGCAGGGTTCGGCCGCGAGCAGTCACAGCAGTTCCTCCGACTGTCAGTTTTACGATCCGGACAGCTCCGACCCAGAGCAACGGTCGGTCAGTGGGTGTGAGTACTACGACTGTGCGATCCCGGTGGCCGGTAGTTTGCGATCGGTGGGAACCGGTCCGTACACCTGCACACCGTTAACGGGCGACGGCACGGTCCAATCCGTCGTAAATCCCACCGTCGAACCGGCGAAACATGTTGACAATATCGCACACAAACCCACAGCAACTACCTCAGCGAATAATAATCCCTTTACCGGCGTTAGTCTATTTAGTCAGGCGGCGAACGGGCACATCCCGGGCTACACCGCAGCCGGTGCGCTCGACAGTGACAGCTGTTCCGAGTCACTTCCACCGTCCCAGTCCACCGAATCGAACATCTCCACCTTCACGGGGATGAGCTCGAACTCGAACAGCACACTGCAGGACGTTACCATGGAACCGCTGGACGATCAGCCGGGTGCGGATGTCCCGGACAGTGCCTACTGCTCGGTGCCACATCGGATGGGCAACGGGCATGCGATCATGCCCCGCGGTACAGTCATTAACGCCGACACGGAGCTTGGCCTCATGGGCCGCGGGCTGAAGTACGAAGAAGACACCGAGGGTGTGCACGGTGAGGATGGTGCGGACGTTGCACAAAGCACCACCCAAGGGGCGGCGATCCAGATCGCGGAGGTTGAGAAAATCCTCCACGATTGTACAGTGGCCGATCGGCAGCAGGAGAGCGTACAGAACAATCACGAGCACAGCCGTTACAACGATGcggatgacgacgacgacagaAAGCAGGGCCGCCGGGCAACGATGTCGTCGGGCGACGAAGATGAGGAGGAAACCAAACCGCAGCGTATAAGGCGCTGCTCGTCGCTGAAGACTGGCAAAACCCCACCCGGTACGCCGGGGCGGAAGAAGATCGTCCGGTTTGCCGATGTGCTCGGGCTCGATCTGACCGACGTCCGGACGTTTATGGACGAGGTGCCGAAGGTGCCACAGTCGGCGTTCGAGGATCTCACGATCGCACCGGCGATCGAGCCACCGATGCCGGAGATCATCAGCCTCGGGCCGAAGGTGGACCGCGTGCTGGTGCCGCTGTTCCAGCAACCGGGCGCACTGCCCTGCTTCCTCGACCGGGTGCGCGAAAAGCAGGTGAATCTGGAAAATGCGGCCGTTACCGATCCGATCACGCTCACCATCACCGGCACGGTGCGGGTGCGCAACCTGGACTTCCACAAGTCGGTGTACGTGCGGTACACGCTCGACAATTGGCGCAGCTACGCCGACCTGCAAGCCGTCTACGCGGAGAACTCGTGCGATGGGTTTTCGGACAAGTTTAGCTTCACGCTGCACGGCAACTCGGTGCAGGTGGGGCAACGTATCGAGATGGCGATACGGTTTCACTGCAGAGGGGAACAGTTCTGGGACAGCAACTACGACACCAACTACGTCTTCCAGTGTTTGCCGATCACCCAGCCGACGCCGATGATTGCGGCCCGCCCACTGACGGAACCGTCCACCATGTTAACCTCCTCCGAACCGGCATGGTGCAGCAATTTCTACTAG
- the LOC128303344 gene encoding pentatricopeptide repeat-containing protein 1, mitochondrial, with the protein MSTIMLNALRRQCLNQFRARLFLQPYFVTIGSPVLGLHGSPTGFAKKLNRKDAYSHLVAVHSPDQFGTLSPQVDEPEIADEGDLKEEDFLQNIPSQGQKLSVRQYADMIKDHLKNNRIREALDVVEVRMKQDRVKPVNYHYNLLIGGCARVGYSKKAFQLYNKMKQHGLKVTGGTYTSLFNACAISPFLEDGLKRANYLREIMIEKGYEPNETNYNAMIKAYGRCGDLMTAFQLVDEMVARRLNVATDTFNFLLQACISDREYGFRHALLVWHRMHRMKIGPDRYSFNLLLRCVRDCQLGELETMEQVIEQILSQSIAHPQQQLATVEANEGALAEKEQPTAESTPSLQINYVNNELTDRLNHEGVPDLLSPNPHLGSLVKLGEVRKAEDRLLLLGGSSNVFAEMKRCNVEPDVRTMTELLDVIPPTYAAEKQLLTTIKQLKLACDIDFFNILIKKRSMRFDYEGAREVLYMIEAANLEPDIVTYGVLALGCQTQLEARSLLTMMKQADVRMNIQILGAMLRQGCARNNFRYITEVLNIVKRERLKPNEPFLRHLDEFGKVCEKRDRDYDAKPRQKGRDDFKLEYNRYRMHLDAWREYMGLQGLALDQALGIVREHPWEQFKQPQPDGFEAVKNPKLRHKRKKQHSIRKVDVDAIADDDDDNDGVLKKVEDQTNEVRLVH; encoded by the exons ATGTCAACGATAATGTTGAACGCACTCCGAAGGCAATGTTTGAACCAGTTCCGTGCACGATTATTCCTCCAGCCATATTTCGTCACGATAGGATCGCCGGTTTTAGGATTGCACGGATCTCCAACCGGCTTCGCAAAAAAGCTAAACAGAAAAGATGCTTATTCACACCTTGTGGCGGTACACAGCCCAGATCAGTTCGGAACGCTATCACCACAAGTGGATGAACCGGAAATAGCCGATGAAGGCGATCTAAAGGAGGAAGACTTTCTGCAAAACATACCCTCGCAAGGGCAGAAGCTTTCCGTGCGCCAGTATGCCGATATGATAAAAGATCATTTGAAAAACAATCGCATCCGAGAAGCACTGGATGTGGTCGAGGTGCGGATGAAGCAGGATCGTGTTAAGCCGGTAAACTATCATTATAATCTGCTGATTGGTGGATGTGCACGGGTCGGATACAGTAAGAAAGCATTTCAGCTGTACAATAAAATGAAGCAACATGGGTTGAAAGTGACTGGCGGAACGTACACATCGCTATTTAATGCATGTGCCATCTCACCGTTTCTCGAGGATGGACTTAAACGAGCAAACTATCTGCGCGAAATCATGATAGAGAAGGGATACgaaccgaacgaaacaaattaCAATGCCATGATCAAAGCGTACGGTCGATGCGGTGATCTGATGACCGCTTTTCAGCTGGTCGATGAAATGGTGGCACGCAGACTGAATGTCGCGACGGACACGTTTAACTTTTTGCTGCAGGCATGCATCAGTGATCGTGAGTATGGGTTTCGACATGCGCTGCTAGTGTGGCACAGGATGCATCGTATGAAGATCGGCCCGGATCGTTACTCGTTTAATCTGTTGCTCCGTTGCGTCCGGGACTGTCAGCTTGGTGAGCTGGAAACAATGGAACAAGTCATCGAACAAATTCTCAGCCAAAGTATTGCACATCCCCAGCAACAGTTAGCAACAGTCGAAGCGAACGAGGGTGCTCTTGCAGAAAAGGAACAGCCTACCGCGGAAAGCACCCCATCGCTTCAAATCAATTACGTGAACAATGAACTTACCGATCGGCTCAATCACGAGGGTGTGCCAGATCTGCTATCGCCAAACCCCCATTTAGGTAGCTTGGTAAAGTTGGGCGAGGTGCGAAAAGCGGAAGATCGTTTGCTATTGTTAGGTGGCTCATCGAATGTTTTCGCCGAAATGAAACGATGCAACGTGGAGCCGGACGTACGAACCATGACCGAGCTGCTGGATGTGATTCCCCCGACGTATGCAGCTGAGAAGCAGCTGCTGACAACGataaagcaattaaaattggCGTGTGATATCGATTTCTTCAACATTCTTATCAAGAAACGATCGATGCGGTTCGACTATGAAGGAGCTAGG GAAGTGCTGTACATGATTGAGGCAGCAAATCTGGAACCGGATATCGTCACATACGGTGTACTGGCTCTCGGATGCCAAACGCAGCTGGAAGCCCGTTCGTTACTCACCATGATGAAACAAGCGGACGTGCGCATGAACATACAAATTCTCGGCGCCATGTTGCGACAGGGTTGCGCGAGAAACAACTTCCGCTACATTACGGAAGTGCTGAACATAGTCAAGCGGGAACGATTGAAACCGAACGAACCGTTCCTGCGCCACCTGGACGAGTTTGGTAAGGTGTGTGAAAAGCGGGACCGCGACTATGACGCCAAACCACGGCAAAAGGGACGGGATGATTTCAAGCTGGAGTACAACCGATATCGAATGCATCTGGACGCGTGGCGAGAATATATGGGCTTGCAGGGACTTGCGCTAGACCAAGCGCTCGGCATTGTGCGAGAACATCCCTGGGAACAGTTCAAACAACCACAACCGGATGGCTTTGAAGCAGTTAAAAACCCAAAGCTTCGCCACAAGCGAAAGAAACAGCACTCGATACGCAAGGTCGACGTGGATGCgatcgctgatgatgatgatgataatgatggtgTGCTTAAAAAAGTAGAAGATCAAACGAATGAAGTAAGGTTGGTACATTAG
- the LOC128301771 gene encoding uncharacterized aarF domain-containing protein kinase 5 isoform X2 → MANCFWPTFNVTLRRCFHSSRSAQGVPRKRAIARGFALGLTGSIVGATAYDGLVNRFENVQGAQRFLRSLAIGLSISVDYAWSLKGLQEGDGLYEAVLPEIHLRSAKKLLDGCLANGGLYIKIGQGVAAVNHIIPKEYVDTLRQLEDRCLTRQPGEVRSLFIEDFGSPPEEIFASFQYEAIAAASLAQVFHAVTKSGEEVAVKVQYADLRKRFDGDLRTIMFLQRLVALLHKNYNFGWIIDDLQGTLREELDFIHEGKNAERCSKDLERFDFVYVPKVLWNLTNERILTTEFIDGCKISDRDAIQAMQLNLSEIDKQLFTTFGQQIFSTGFVHADPHPGNVFVRKDPSNKKRLQLVLLDHGLYEQLAPGVRENLCRFWEAIVLRDHAAMQHYSNALNVTDYRTFAEILLQRPLELKAISTRYVPSHGITAILSIGRKYWLAVHWLLSVRLDAMYATFCGSLFASCASSFSCGDNRSIIGS, encoded by the exons ATGGCCAATTGTTTTTGGCCAACTTTTAATGTAACATTGCGAAGATGTTTTCACTCATCACGTTCTGCCCAAGGTGTGCCACGCAAACGAGCTATAGCCCGCGGATTTGCATTGGGGCTGACTGGTAGCATTGTTGGTGCCACAGCGTACGACGGTTTGGTGAATCGATTCGAAAACGTACAAGGTGCCCAACGATTCCTACGTTCCCTCGCTATCGGTCTCAGCATCTCGGTTGATTACGCCTGGAGCTTGAAGGGGCTCCAGGAAGGCGATGGTCTGTACGAGGCAGTACTACCCGAAATTCATTTACGATCGGCGAAAAAACTACTCGATGGATGCCTTGCGAATGGTGGACTGTACATCAAAATCGGTCAAGGTGTAGCCGCAGTGAACCACATCATACCGAAAGAGTACGTCGACACGCTTCGCCAGCTGGAGGATCGCTGTCTCACCCGGCAGCCGGGCGAGGTGCGCTCATTGTTCATTGAGGATTTCGGATCACCGCCGGAAGAGATATTTGCGAGCTTTCAATATGAAGCGATAGCGGCCGCTAGTTTAGCCCAAGTGTTCCATGCTGTCACCAAATCTGGTGAGGAAGTAGCGGTCAAGGTGCAGTACGCAGATCTAAGGAAACGATTTGACGGGGATTTACGCACGATTATGTTCCTACAGCGACTTGTGGCACTGTTGcacaaaaattataatttcggATGGATTATAGACGATCTGCAAGGAACGCTTCGGGAGGAGCTGGATTTTATACACGAGGGTAAAAACGCCGAACGTTGCTCCAAAGATTTGGAACGTTTCGACTTTGTGTACGTGCCGAAGGTGCTGTGGAACCTAACAAACGAACGCATCCTGACAACGGAATTTATCGATGGGTGCAAAATAAGCGATCGCGACGCGATTCAAGCAATGCAGCTAAATCTATCGGAGATCGATAAACAATTGTTTACCACCTTTGGGCAGCAAATTTTCTCAACCGGGTTCGTACACGCCGACCCACACCCGGGAAACGTGTTTGTCCGTAAAGATCCGTCCAATAAGAAACGACTCCAGCTCGTACTACTCGATCACGGGCTATACGAACAGTTGGCACCAGGTGTACGGGAAAATCTTTGCCGTTTCTGGGAGGCGATTGTCCTACGGGATCACGCTGCAATGCAACACTACTCAAACGCATTGAACGTAACAGATTATCGTACGTTTGCGGAAATACTGCTTCAGCGGCCGCTGGAATTGAAAG CAATCTCAACACGATACGTTCCATCGCACGGGATCACGGCGATCCTATCGATCGGCCGAAAATATTGGCTCGCTGTGCACTGGCTGCTCTCTGTCCGTCTCGACGCGATGTACGCAACTTTCTGTGGGTCGCTTTTCGCAAGTTGCGCTTCGAGTTTCTCCTGTG GCGACAATCGTTCCATTATTGGATCGTAA
- the LOC128301771 gene encoding uncharacterized aarF domain-containing protein kinase 5 isoform X1: MANCFWPTFNVTLRRCFHSSRSAQGVPRKRAIARGFALGLTGSIVGATAYDGLVNRFENVQGAQRFLRSLAIGLSISVDYAWSLKGLQEGDGLYEAVLPEIHLRSAKKLLDGCLANGGLYIKIGQGVAAVNHIIPKEYVDTLRQLEDRCLTRQPGEVRSLFIEDFGSPPEEIFASFQYEAIAAASLAQVFHAVTKSGEEVAVKVQYADLRKRFDGDLRTIMFLQRLVALLHKNYNFGWIIDDLQGTLREELDFIHEGKNAERCSKDLERFDFVYVPKVLWNLTNERILTTEFIDGCKISDRDAIQAMQLNLSEIDKQLFTTFGQQIFSTGFVHADPHPGNVFVRKDPSNKKRLQLVLLDHGLYEQLAPGVRENLCRFWEAIVLRDHAAMQHYSNALNVTDYRTFAEILLQRPLELKGTGKFSTRLSEQDVAYMAKQAKEHFDRIMGTLKSMPRNLILVIRNLNTIRSIARDHGDPIDRPKILARCALAALCPSRRDVRNFLWVAFRKLRFEFLLWRQSFHYWIVSYYLRMLTRAGRSPDTSHLMNINVDV, translated from the exons ATGGCCAATTGTTTTTGGCCAACTTTTAATGTAACATTGCGAAGATGTTTTCACTCATCACGTTCTGCCCAAGGTGTGCCACGCAAACGAGCTATAGCCCGCGGATTTGCATTGGGGCTGACTGGTAGCATTGTTGGTGCCACAGCGTACGACGGTTTGGTGAATCGATTCGAAAACGTACAAGGTGCCCAACGATTCCTACGTTCCCTCGCTATCGGTCTCAGCATCTCGGTTGATTACGCCTGGAGCTTGAAGGGGCTCCAGGAAGGCGATGGTCTGTACGAGGCAGTACTACCCGAAATTCATTTACGATCGGCGAAAAAACTACTCGATGGATGCCTTGCGAATGGTGGACTGTACATCAAAATCGGTCAAGGTGTAGCCGCAGTGAACCACATCATACCGAAAGAGTACGTCGACACGCTTCGCCAGCTGGAGGATCGCTGTCTCACCCGGCAGCCGGGCGAGGTGCGCTCATTGTTCATTGAGGATTTCGGATCACCGCCGGAAGAGATATTTGCGAGCTTTCAATATGAAGCGATAGCGGCCGCTAGTTTAGCCCAAGTGTTCCATGCTGTCACCAAATCTGGTGAGGAAGTAGCGGTCAAGGTGCAGTACGCAGATCTAAGGAAACGATTTGACGGGGATTTACGCACGATTATGTTCCTACAGCGACTTGTGGCACTGTTGcacaaaaattataatttcggATGGATTATAGACGATCTGCAAGGAACGCTTCGGGAGGAGCTGGATTTTATACACGAGGGTAAAAACGCCGAACGTTGCTCCAAAGATTTGGAACGTTTCGACTTTGTGTACGTGCCGAAGGTGCTGTGGAACCTAACAAACGAACGCATCCTGACAACGGAATTTATCGATGGGTGCAAAATAAGCGATCGCGACGCGATTCAAGCAATGCAGCTAAATCTATCGGAGATCGATAAACAATTGTTTACCACCTTTGGGCAGCAAATTTTCTCAACCGGGTTCGTACACGCCGACCCACACCCGGGAAACGTGTTTGTCCGTAAAGATCCGTCCAATAAGAAACGACTCCAGCTCGTACTACTCGATCACGGGCTATACGAACAGTTGGCACCAGGTGTACGGGAAAATCTTTGCCGTTTCTGGGAGGCGATTGTCCTACGGGATCACGCTGCAATGCAACACTACTCAAACGCATTGAACGTAACAGATTATCGTACGTTTGCGGAAATACTGCTTCAGCGGCCGCTGGAATTGAAAGGTACGGGGAAATTCTCTACACGACTAAGTGAACAAGATGTTGCGTATATGGCGAAGCAAGCGAAGGAACATTTTGACCGTATCATGGGAACGCTAAAGTCTATGCCAAGAAATTTAATTCTCGTTATACG CAATCTCAACACGATACGTTCCATCGCACGGGATCACGGCGATCCTATCGATCGGCCGAAAATATTGGCTCGCTGTGCACTGGCTGCTCTCTGTCCGTCTCGACGCGATGTACGCAACTTTCTGTGGGTCGCTTTTCGCAAGTTGCGCTTCGAGTTTCTCCTGTG GCGACAATCGTTCCATTATTGGATCGTAAGCTATTATCTCAGGATGCTGACGAGAGCTGGTCGTTCGCCGGACACTTCCCATCTGATGAATATTAATGTTGATGTGTGA
- the LOC128305730 gene encoding probable cytochrome P450 4ac1 — translation MLITVLVFILGSCVAVLLVRDYQSKQTDGYRAAQLYPGGRIVPVLGNLLELLFKNPVQTFAYARENAHRYGASYRQWIDGKVILNITRVKEAEKILSSAQHTRKSILYKFLHPLMGDGLLCSKGSKWQQRRRILTPAFHFNILPKFLTIFQEESEKLVRQLDHQADGRQEIVLQSIVTSFALHTICETAMGVKLDAYNEADEYKQKVYEVGEMLVHRTMSPWLYSDRVYRLLGYDRPLAESLKPIHHFTRSIIRQRRENFQAQAQLVDSSSEENMYFGSKHRYAMLDTLLAAEAKQQIDEEGIREEVDTFMFEGHDTTAAAIMFTLVLLAIEQDAQERCFRELEELLERVATGTVPLSVQDYQNLPYLDRVIKESLRLYPPVAFISRATSGELAVDGTTFPHNTITHVHIYDLHRDPAQFPDPDRFEPDRFLPDVAEKRNPYAYVPFSAGPRNCIGQKFAQLEIKTVLVALLRRFRLMPVTKREEIVFMADLVLRAKTPLKVRLVRR, via the exons ATGTTGATCACAGTACTAGTATTCATCTTAGGCAGCTGCGTTGCCGTTCTGCTCGTGCGCGATTATCAATCGAAGCAAACGGATGGGTATCGGGCCGCTCAGCTCTATCCCGGAGGAAGAATCGTACCGGTGCTGGGCAACTTATTAGAACTTTTGTTCAAAAATCCCG TTCAAACATTTGCTTATGCTCGTGAGAATGCACACCGCTATGGGGCCTCCTATCGACAGTGGATCGATGGCAAAGTAATACTGAACATTACACGCGTTAAGGAAGCGGAAAAGATCCTCTCCAGTGCACAGCACACCCGCAAAAGCATCCTGTACAAGTTTCTTCATCCGCTCATGGGTGATGGATTGCTTTGCAGCAAGGGTTCCAAGTGGCAGCAGCGACGCCGCATATTGACACCGGCATTCCACTTCAACATACTGCCCAAATTTCTAACCATCTTCCAGGAGGAAAGTGAAAAACTCGTGCGCCAGCTGGATCACCAAGCGGATGGAAGGcaggagattgtgctgcagtCCATTGTGACAAGCTTCGCACTGCACACCATTTGTG AAACGGCCATGGGCGTGAAGCTCGATGCGTACAACGAAGCGGATGAGTACAAGCAAAAGGTGTACGAAGTTGGTGAAATGTTGGTCCATCGTACCATGTCGCCCTGGTTGTACAGCGATCGAGTATACCGGCTATTGGGTTACGATCGACCACTAGCCGAGTCATTAAAACCCATTCATCACTTCACGCGCAGCATCATTCGCCAGCGTCGGGAAAACTTTCAAGCTCAGGCACAGCTCGTCGATTCCAGCAGCGAGGAAAACAT GTACTTTGGCAGCAAACATCGGTACGCCATGCTAGACACTCTACTTGCCGCCGAAGCGAAGCAACAGATCGACGAAGAAGGCATCCGGGAAGAGGTGGATACGTTCATGTTCGAAGGACACGACACAACGGCTGCCGCGATCATGTTTACGCTAGTGCTACTAGCGATCGAACAGGACGCGCAGGAACGTtgcttcagggagctggaagAATTACTAGAACGCGTGGCTACGGGGACCGTCCCTCTTTCGGTGCAGGATTACCAGAACCTTCCGTATCTGGATCGTGTGATAAAGGAGTCGCTAAGGTTGTATCCACCGGTTGCTTTCATTTCACGCGCTACCTCCGGTGAACTGGCTGTGG ATGGGACAACCTTCCCGCATAACACAATCACGCACGTCCACATATACGATCTACATCGGGATCCGGCACAGTTTCCCGACCCGGACCGCTTCGAACCCGATCGTTTCCTACCGGACGTGGCGGAAAAGCGCAACCCTTACGCGTACGTACCGTTCAGCGCTGGACCAAGGAACTGCATCGGGCAGAAGTTTGCTCAACTCGAAATCAAAACGGTTCTGGTGGCGCTGTTGCGCCGCTTTCGCCTGATGCCGGTAACGAAGCGTGAAGAGATTGTGTTCATGGCCGATCTTGTACTTCGCGCTAAAACTCCGCTGAAGGTGCGTTTAGTAAGAAGATAG
- the LOC128302937 gene encoding probable cytochrome P450 4ac1 translates to MTSAWIVVLSQVPVSVILVLVVLLLWIVWDAIDKRGSTYVAFRQFPGPPVWPLIGTMYYTRGMDAAKTFDAFRYWTNLYGGTYKLWLNSHLFSVNITRWQEAEPFMSGGRNTDKSILYRFLHPFIGIGLLNSAGAKWLQRRRILTPTFHFHILNEFHRTFCEESEKLAAKVDSQRTGLEAVEVDLQSAMSQLTLNTICETSMGVKLDTLDGAREYREGIYKVGDMLLNRAVRPWLYVDWMYWLLGYARKMQRLLKPLYLFTTGIITQRRELFVQGKLEDLSSAETTQDDDHSLYNTAFGGKKRYAMLDTLLAAETQGLIDADGIREEVDTFMFEGHDTTASALVFIFLTLSWELEIQERLHQELQQLHMEKVATDEHFSTNDLNSLKFFDRVIKECLRLWPPVAFISRTVTEEINLPDGRVIPKGCIANLHIFDLHRDPAQFPDPDRFDPDRFLPERIAERNPFAYVPFSAGQRNCIGQKYALLEIKTVVAYLVLRYRILPVTKRTEIRFIADLVLRASTPLRVRFERRSA, encoded by the exons ATGACATCCGCATGGATCGTAGTACTTTCCCAAGTGCCTGTTTCAGTAATTCTCGTGCTGGTCGTACTGTTGCTTTGGATAGTTTGGGATGCGATTGATAAGCGCGGCTCAACGTACGTTGCCTTTCGGCAATTTCCGGGTCCGCCGGTGTGGCCACTGATCGGTACGATGTACTACACCCGTGGAATGGATGCAGCCAAAACGTTCGATGCATTCCGTTACTGGACCAATCTGTACGGGGGAACGTACAAACTGTGGCTAAACAGTCACCTCTTTTCGGTGAACATCACACGCTGGCAGGAGGCGGAACCGTTTATGAGCGGAGGACGCAACACGGACAAGAGCATACTGTATCGGTTTCTGCATCCGTTCATTGGGATTGGTCTGCTGAACAGTGCGGGCGCCAAGTGGCTCCAGCGGAGACGTATCCTTACGCCAACGTTTCACTTTCACATCCTGAACGAATTCCATCGGACGTTCTGCGAGGAGAGTGAAAAGCTTGCCGCCAAAGTTGACTCCCAGCGGACGGGTCTGGAAGCGGTGGAGGTGGACCTACAGTCTGCAATGTCCCAGTTAACGCTGAACACCATATGTG AAACATCAATGGGCGTAAAACTGGACACTTTGGACGGTGCTCGGGAATATCGTGAAGGTATCTACAAGGTCGGCGATATGTTGCTTAATCGTGCCGTTCGTCCCTGGCTCTATGTGGACTGGATGTACTGGTTGCTGGGATACGCGCGAAAGATGCAACGCTTGCTGAAACCCCTGTATCTCTTCACGACCGGCATCATCACACAACGGCGCGAACTTTTCGTGCAGGGAAAGCTAGAGGATCTTAGCTCGGCAGAAACCACCCAAGACGATGATCATTCGCTGTACAACACTGCATTCGGTGGGAAGAAACGCTACGCCATGCTGGACACACTGCTGGCGGCCGAAACCCAAGGACTGATCGATGCAGACGGCATCCGGGAGGAGGTGGACACGTTCATGTTTGAAGGACACGACACGACCGCATCTGCGCTGGTCTTTATCTTCCTCACCCTATCCTGGGAGCTGGAAATCCAAGAGCGTCTGCACCAGGAACTGCAACAGCTGCACATGGAAAAGGTGGCAACCGATGAGCATTTCTCCACGAACGATTTAAACTCTCTGAAGTTCTTCGATCGCGTCATTAAGGAGTGCCTTCGGCTGTGGCCACCGGTTGCATTTATTTCGCGCACCGTAACGGAGGAGATTAATTTGCCGGACGGTCGCGTCATACCCAAGGGTTGCATCGCCAATCTGCACATCTTTGATCTGCATCGTGATCCGGCACAGTTCCCCGACCCGGACCGATTCGATCCGGATCGCTTCCTGCCGGAAAGGATTGCCGAGCGCAACCCGTTCGCTTATGTTCCGTTCAGCGCGGGTCAACGGAACTGCATTGGGCAGAAGTATGCGCTGCTGGAAATCAAAACAGTTGTCGCCTATCTGGTGCTGCGCTATCGCATTCTACCCGTGACGAAGCGTACGGAAATTCGCTTTATCGCTGATCTTGTTTTGCGTGCGTCTACTCCCCTGAGGGTTCGCTTCGAAAGGCGTAGTGCGTGA